One genomic segment of Devosia sp. includes these proteins:
- a CDS encoding sodium-translocating pyrophosphatase: MDLALWLIVACGGLSIVYGVVTTQGLLKADAGSARMQEISAAVREGASAYLKRQYTTIAIVGVVILIAAWLLLGPYAAIGFLIGAVLSGAAGFIGMNVSVRANVRVAQAAVGSLARGLDLAFKSGAVTGMLVAGLGLLGVTLYFMILTGMGFEATSRTVIDALVALSFGASLISIFARLGGGIFTKGADVGGDMVGKVEAGIPEDDPRNPATIADNVGDNVGDCAGMAADLFETYVVTIVATMVLAAIILPDAYKLVGMVLPLAIGGACVVTSIIGTYFVKLGSDNNIMGALYKGVIASGVLSLVALLPVLWLMFGDMNVAIETAAKTFTPWSLFWCGVVGLVITGLIIVITEYYTGTDRRPVNSIAEASVTGHGTNVIQGLAVSLESTALPALTIIAGIIVTYSLAGLFGIAVAVATMLALAGIIVALDAFGPVTDNAGGIAEMAGLDKEVRQNTDALDAVGNTTKAVTKGYAIGSAGLGALVLFAAYTEDLKHYFTDLTVNFDLANPYVVVGLLFGGLLPFLFGGMSMTAVGRAAQSVVVEVRRQFKEKPGIMAGTDKPDYGRAVDMLTRSAIKEMIVPSLLPVLSPIVVYFAILWIAGQANAFSALGAMLMGVIVTGLFVAISMTAGGGAWDNAKKSFEDGFTDSHGVKHLKGSDAHKASVTGDTVGDPYKDTAGPAVNPMIKITNIVALLLLAVLANLGM, translated from the coding sequence ATGGATCTGGCACTTTGGCTGATCGTTGCGTGCGGCGGCCTGTCTATCGTTTATGGCGTGGTGACCACTCAGGGCCTGCTCAAGGCCGATGCGGGTTCGGCCCGCATGCAGGAGATTTCGGCGGCGGTGCGCGAAGGCGCATCGGCCTATCTCAAGCGGCAATATACCACCATCGCCATTGTCGGCGTCGTCATCCTGATCGCGGCCTGGCTGCTGCTCGGGCCCTATGCCGCCATCGGCTTTCTGATCGGCGCGGTGCTTTCGGGTGCCGCCGGCTTCATCGGCATGAATGTGTCGGTACGGGCCAATGTGCGCGTGGCGCAGGCGGCCGTCGGCTCGCTGGCCCGGGGCCTGGACCTGGCGTTCAAGTCCGGCGCGGTCACCGGCATGCTGGTGGCGGGGCTGGGCCTGTTGGGCGTGACGCTCTATTTCATGATCCTGACCGGCATGGGCTTTGAGGCCACGAGCCGCACCGTCATCGACGCGCTGGTGGCGCTGAGCTTCGGCGCTTCGCTGATTTCCATCTTCGCGCGTCTGGGCGGCGGCATCTTCACCAAGGGTGCCGACGTTGGCGGCGACATGGTGGGCAAAGTCGAAGCCGGCATTCCCGAGGACGATCCGCGCAATCCGGCCACCATTGCCGACAATGTGGGCGACAATGTCGGCGACTGCGCCGGCATGGCGGCGGACCTGTTCGAAACCTATGTGGTGACCATCGTCGCCACCATGGTGCTGGCGGCCATCATCCTGCCCGATGCCTACAAGCTCGTCGGCATGGTGCTGCCCCTGGCCATTGGCGGGGCCTGCGTCGTGACCTCGATCATCGGCACCTATTTCGTCAAGCTCGGGTCCGACAACAACATCATGGGCGCGCTCTATAAGGGCGTCATCGCCTCGGGCGTGCTGTCGCTGGTGGCGCTGCTTCCGGTGCTGTGGCTGATGTTCGGCGACATGAACGTGGCCATCGAAACCGCCGCCAAGACCTTCACGCCCTGGAGCCTCTTCTGGTGCGGGGTCGTGGGTCTGGTGATCACCGGGCTCATCATCGTCATCACCGAATATTACACCGGCACCGACCGGCGCCCGGTCAATTCCATCGCCGAGGCTTCGGTCACCGGCCACGGCACCAATGTCATCCAGGGCCTTGCCGTGTCGCTGGAATCGACGGCGCTGCCGGCGCTGACCATCATTGCCGGCATCATCGTCACCTATTCGCTGGCGGGCCTGTTCGGCATCGCCGTGGCGGTGGCCACCATGCTGGCCCTGGCCGGCATCATCGTGGCGCTCGATGCCTTCGGCCCGGTCACGGATAACGCTGGCGGTATCGCTGAAATGGCCGGGCTCGACAAGGAAGTGCGCCAGAATACCGACGCACTCGATGCCGTGGGCAATACCACCAAGGCCGTCACCAAGGGCTATGCCATCGGTTCGGCGGGCCTCGGCGCGCTGGTGCTGTTCGCGGCCTATACCGAGGATCTGAAGCACTATTTCACCGATCTCACGGTCAATTTCGACCTCGCCAATCCCTATGTCGTGGTTGGCCTGTTGTTCGGTGGTCTATTGCCCTTCCTCTTCGGCGGCATGAGCATGACCGCGGTGGGCCGCGCCGCCCAGTCGGTGGTGGTGGAAGTCCGCCGCCAGTTCAAGGAAAAGCCGGGCATCATGGCCGGCACCGACAAGCCCGATTACGGCCGGGCCGTCGACATGCTGACCCGCTCGGCGATCAAGGAAATGATCGTTCCGTCCTTGCTGCCCGTGCTCAGCCCCATCGTGGTCTATTTCGCTATCCTTTGGATTGCGGGCCAGGCCAATGCCTTCTCGGCCCTGGGCGCCATGCTCATGGGCGTCATCGTCACCGGTCTTTTCGTCGCCATCTCGATGACGGCGGGCGGCGGCGCCTGGGACAATGCCAAGAAGAGCTTTGAGGACGGCTTTACCGACAGCCATGGCGTGAAGCACCTCAAGGGTTCCGACGCCCACAAGGCCTCGGTTACCGGCGACACCGTCGGCGACCCCTACAAGGACACGGCGGGCCCCGCCGTCAATCCGATGATCAAGATCACCAATATCGTCGCCCTGCTGCTGCTTGCGGTGCTGGCCAACCTGGGGATGTGA
- a CDS encoding YggT family protein, with protein sequence MRAVLDIILILLQLYWWVLLIMIIMSWLISFNVINTRNQFVAAVWRVINQLTEPVLNPIRRFMPNFSGLDLSPLIAFLLIFFIQSIIGYYIYPAVVRAGI encoded by the coding sequence ATGCGCGCCGTTCTCGACATCATCCTGATCCTGCTGCAGCTCTATTGGTGGGTCCTGCTCATCATGATCATCATGAGCTGGCTGATCTCGTTCAATGTCATCAATACGCGCAACCAGTTCGTTGCCGCTGTCTGGCGCGTCATCAACCAGCTGACCGAGCCGGTCCTCAATCCGATCCGGCGGTTCATGCCCAATTTCTCCGGGCTCGACCTGTCGCCGCTGATCGCGTTCCTCCTGATCTTCTTCATCCAGTCGATCATCGGCTATTATATCTACCCGGCTGTCGTGCGCGCCGGCATCTAG
- a CDS encoding DedA family protein, which yields MTDWIIQTISDLGYVGIFLVMLAESIFPPIPSELIIPFAGFAAANGDLNLFGVLATATFGAVVGMLPWYFAGRLFGLGRVKWLADRYGRLLTMNADEIDVAVGFFRRFGPLIVLFGRLMPIIRTLISIPAGLARMPLPLFLLASTAGALIWNTFLTLAGYILHEHYEMIEVVLDPLSYAVLALVVLVYLFRVVTWKPAERPQ from the coding sequence ATGACCGACTGGATCATCCAGACCATTTCCGATCTCGGCTATGTCGGCATCTTCCTCGTCATGCTGGCGGAATCGATCTTTCCGCCCATCCCGTCCGAACTCATCATTCCCTTTGCCGGCTTTGCCGCCGCCAATGGCGATCTCAACCTGTTCGGCGTCTTGGCCACCGCGACCTTCGGGGCGGTGGTGGGCATGTTGCCCTGGTATTTTGCCGGGCGGCTGTTCGGGCTCGGGCGGGTCAAGTGGCTGGCCGACCGCTACGGGCGCCTGCTCACCATGAATGCCGACGAGATCGATGTGGCGGTGGGCTTCTTCCGGCGTTTTGGCCCGCTCATCGTGCTGTTCGGGCGGCTCATGCCGATCATCCGCACCCTGATCTCGATCCCGGCCGGCCTCGCCCGGATGCCGCTGCCGCTGTTCCTCCTCGCCTCCACCGCCGGGGCGCTGATCTGGAACACGTTTCTGACCCTGGCCGGCTATATCCTGCACGAGCATTACGAGATGATCGAGGTGGTGCTCGATCCGCTGAGCTATGCCGTCCTGGCGCTGGTGGTGCTGGTCTATCTCTTCCGCGTCGTCACCTGGAAACCGGCCGAGCGCCCGCAATAG
- the typA gene encoding translational GTPase TypA yields MSLRNIAIIAHVDHGKTTLIDVLLKQSGSFRENERVEERAMDSNDIERERGITILAKVTSLMWKDTRINIVDTPGHADFGGEVERILSMVDGVVILVDAAEGPMPQTKFVLGKALAQGLRPIVAINKIDKSDERHLEVLDEVFDLFVALDATSEQLDFPVLYGSAKQGWMAEDPSGPKETLAPLLDKVVEHVPEPEVEEGAFRMLVTTIERNPFLGRILTGRIASGTVKAGDPIHTLNRGGKEVEKGRVSKVLAFRGLERAPIEVGEAGDIVAIAGLETSTVADTICATAVTTPITAKPIDPPTLSVTFRINDGPLAGREGDKVQSRVIRDRLMREAEGNVAIRVTPGEDNDSFDVAGRGELQLAVLIENMRREGFELTIGRPKVLFKEENGTRMEPVEEVIIDVDDEFTGTVVQKLTERKGELTDMRPSGVGRTRIKLLVPTRALIGYQPELLSDTRGTAIFNRLFHSFVPYKGDLPGRRTGVLISNGTGQSVAYALWNLEDRGAMLIDAGVDIYEGMIIGEHNRENDLEVNALKGKQLTNIRTTSKDEAVRLTTPKKLTLEQSLGYIAEDEYVEVTPKSIRLRKIWLDPNDRKRMSRAAKSA; encoded by the coding sequence ATGTCCCTGCGCAATATCGCCATCATCGCCCACGTTGACCATGGCAAGACCACCCTGATCGACGTGCTGCTCAAGCAGTCCGGCTCCTTCCGCGAAAACGAGCGCGTCGAAGAACGCGCCATGGACAGCAATGATATCGAGCGCGAGCGCGGCATCACCATTCTCGCCAAGGTGACCTCGCTGATGTGGAAGGATACCCGCATCAATATCGTGGACACGCCCGGCCACGCCGATTTCGGCGGTGAAGTCGAGCGTATCCTGTCCATGGTCGATGGCGTGGTGATCCTGGTGGACGCCGCCGAAGGCCCGATGCCGCAGACCAAGTTCGTGCTCGGCAAGGCGCTGGCCCAGGGCCTCCGGCCGATCGTTGCCATCAACAAGATCGACAAGTCCGACGAGCGGCACCTGGAAGTGCTGGACGAAGTGTTCGACCTGTTCGTGGCTCTCGACGCCACCTCCGAACAGCTCGATTTCCCGGTGCTCTACGGTTCGGCCAAGCAGGGCTGGATGGCCGAAGATCCGTCCGGCCCCAAGGAAACGCTGGCGCCGCTGCTCGACAAGGTCGTCGAGCACGTGCCCGAACCGGAAGTGGAAGAAGGCGCCTTCCGCATGCTGGTCACCACCATCGAGCGCAATCCGTTCCTGGGCCGCATCCTGACCGGCCGCATTGCCTCCGGCACCGTCAAGGCCGGCGATCCGATCCACACCCTCAACCGGGGTGGCAAGGAAGTCGAAAAGGGCCGTGTCTCCAAGGTCCTGGCCTTCCGCGGTCTCGAGCGTGCGCCGATCGAAGTGGGCGAAGCCGGTGACATCGTCGCTATTGCCGGGCTCGAAACCTCGACCGTGGCCGATACGATCTGCGCCACGGCCGTCACCACCCCGATCACCGCCAAGCCGATCGACCCGCCGACCCTGTCGGTCACCTTCCGCATCAATGACGGCCCGCTGGCCGGCCGCGAAGGCGACAAGGTGCAGTCCCGCGTCATCCGCGACCGGCTGATGCGCGAAGCCGAGGGCAATGTCGCCATCCGCGTCACCCCGGGCGAGGACAATGACAGTTTCGACGTTGCCGGCCGCGGTGAATTGCAGCTGGCCGTCCTCATCGAGAACATGCGCCGCGAAGGGTTCGAATTGACCATCGGCCGCCCCAAGGTGCTGTTCAAGGAAGAGAACGGCACCCGCATGGAGCCGGTCGAAGAGGTCATCATCGACGTCGACGACGAATTTACCGGCACTGTGGTGCAGAAGCTGACCGAGCGCAAAGGCGAGTTGACCGATATGCGCCCCTCCGGCGTCGGCCGCACCCGCATCAAGCTTTTGGTGCCCACCCGCGCGCTGATCGGCTACCAGCCGGAATTGCTGAGCGACACCCGCGGCACCGCCATCTTCAACCGCCTGTTCCACTCCTTCGTGCCCTATAAGGGCGATCTGCCCGGCCGCCGCACCGGGGTCCTGATCTCCAACGGCACCGGCCAGTCTGTGGCTTATGCGCTGTGGAACCTCGAAGATCGCGGCGCCATGCTGATCGATGCCGGCGTCGACATCTATGAAGGCATGATCATTGGCGAGCACAATCGGGAGAACGATCTCGAGGTCAACGCCCTCAAGGGCAAGCAGCTCACCAATATCCGCACCACCTCCAAGGACGAAGCGGTGCGCCTGACCACGCCCAAGAAGCTGACCCTGGAACAGTCCCTGGGCTATATCGCCGAAGACGAATATGTCGAGGTGACCCCCAAGTCGATCCGCCTGCGCAAGATCTGGCTCGACCCCAATGACCGCAAGCGCATGAGCCGCGCCGCCAAGTCGGCCTGA
- a CDS encoding ferritin-like domain-containing protein, which translates to MTNPNQTNLLSGLDPELTERMSVDRRAFFKRSVATLGALASAPMVLAVTAQQAFGQSLPAEIKDVLNYALTLEHIEDFFYRSGLEADGLIPHEYEAIFKHIGLHEAQHVALLESVLGADAVARPQIDATAGGQYADVLTNFDTYLTLSQTFEDLGVAAYKGQAGNLIGNDDLLQTALQIHSVEARHAAVVRKIGGKKPWDGAYDEPMSKEEVLAAAQPFLA; encoded by the coding sequence ATGACCAACCCTAATCAGACCAATCTGCTCTCCGGCCTCGATCCGGAGCTGACCGAACGCATGTCCGTCGACCGCCGCGCCTTTTTCAAGCGCAGCGTCGCCACGCTCGGCGCCCTGGCCAGCGCCCCCATGGTCCTGGCCGTCACCGCCCAGCAGGCCTTCGGGCAATCCCTGCCGGCCGAGATCAAGGACGTGCTCAATTACGCCCTGACCCTCGAGCATATCGAGGATTTCTTCTATCGTTCGGGCCTTGAGGCCGATGGTCTCATTCCGCATGAATACGAAGCCATCTTCAAGCATATCGGCCTGCATGAAGCCCAGCATGTCGCCCTGCTCGAAAGTGTCCTGGGTGCCGATGCCGTGGCCCGGCCGCAGATCGATGCCACCGCCGGTGGCCAATATGCGGACGTGCTCACCAATTTCGACACCTATCTCACCCTCAGCCAGACCTTCGAGGACCTGGGTGTCGCCGCCTATAAGGGCCAGGCCGGCAACCTGATCGGCAATGACGACCTGCTCCAGACGGCGCTGCAGATCCATTCGGTCGAGGCGCGTCATGCTGCCGTGGTCCGCAAGATCGGTGGCAAGAAGCCATGGGATGGCGCCTATGACGAGCCCATGAGCAAGGAAGAGGTCCTGGCCGCGGCTCAGCCCTTCCTGGCCTGA
- a CDS encoding ferritin-like domain-containing protein → MTTQHDPSRRRLLKWGGAGATLVVSGAVLPNFGITAALAADLGEGDIGVLNYAYALEQLEAAFYTQVIDTPYAGMSDEETALLTDIRDHEVDHRDFLKEALGEGAIPALEVDFSAVDFTSRDSVLNTAKTFEDLGVSAYNGAGKLIENVDYLAEAGRIVSVEARHAAAIRDLLQMNSVAFAGPDVVDGNGLDVARDPAEVLAAADPFITSDVTANSLV, encoded by the coding sequence ATGACCACTCAACACGATCCTTCCCGCCGCCGCCTCCTGAAATGGGGCGGAGCGGGTGCCACCCTCGTCGTTTCTGGCGCCGTCCTGCCCAATTTCGGCATCACCGCCGCCCTCGCCGCCGATCTGGGCGAAGGCGATATCGGCGTGCTCAACTATGCCTATGCGCTCGAACAGCTCGAGGCCGCTTTCTACACCCAGGTCATCGACACGCCCTATGCGGGCATGAGCGATGAGGAAACCGCGCTTCTGACCGATATTCGTGATCACGAGGTCGATCACCGCGACTTCCTCAAGGAAGCCCTGGGCGAAGGCGCCATCCCCGCGCTCGAGGTCGATTTCTCGGCCGTCGATTTCACCAGCCGCGACAGCGTGCTGAACACGGCCAAGACCTTCGAAGATCTGGGCGTGTCGGCCTATAACGGCGCCGGCAAGCTGATCGAGAACGTCGATTACCTGGCCGAAGCGGGCCGTATCGTCTCGGTCGAAGCCCGTCACGCCGCTGCCATCCGCGATCTCTTGCAGATGAATTCGGTGGCCTTTGCCGGTCCCGACGTGGTCGACGGCAACGGGCTCGATGTGGCCCGCGATCCTGCCGAGGTTCTGGCCGCGGCCGATCCGTTCATCACCTCCGACGTCACCGCCAATTCGCTGGTTTGA
- a CDS encoding VOC family protein, translating to MSFKAKTASIVYYVADIARTEAFYRDTMGLALERMEGAEPYWLQAHLDSGLDLIFFEMDGVRGTTPAVIFEVDEGGIDDIVADLAAKGVTIVTPVSEAPGGWSADFLDPDGFGLGLWQSESLPRSLK from the coding sequence ATGAGCTTCAAAGCCAAAACCGCCAGCATTGTCTATTACGTCGCCGACATCGCCCGTACCGAGGCCTTCTATCGCGATACGATGGGGCTCGCACTCGAGCGCATGGAGGGAGCCGAGCCCTATTGGCTGCAGGCGCACCTCGACAGCGGACTCGACCTCATCTTTTTCGAGATGGATGGGGTGCGCGGCACGACGCCGGCGGTGATCTTCGAGGTGGACGAGGGCGGCATTGACGACATCGTCGCCGATCTCGCCGCCAAAGGGGTCACCATCGTCACCCCGGTCTCGGAGGCGCCGGGCGGCTGGAGCGCCGATTTTCTGGACCCGGATGGCTTTGGCCTCGGCCTGTGGCAATCGGAAAGCCTGCCGCGATCGCTGAAATAG
- a CDS encoding sigma factor has protein sequence MRNPSYAQLVAIARREAGSAQAEDVVQDALIIAVEAGRFDLGAPETMAWLRGVVRNRARMVRRSARRRQAREGRWHSAEGGTAPGAMYSDTPINTVLDGLSPALKALAALVLTGHSRAEIAYLLNLPDTALRQRIAALKRHFVARGMAAPEDLVGLNLDLAYGRIRDALLPALMRHEGLFASHDPDGHLFVVRRSQKPEPRQ, from the coding sequence ATGCGCAATCCGTCCTATGCCCAATTGGTCGCAATTGCCCGTCGCGAGGCCGGCTCTGCCCAGGCCGAGGACGTGGTGCAGGACGCCCTGATCATTGCCGTCGAGGCCGGCCGGTTTGATCTGGGCGCGCCGGAGACCATGGCCTGGCTCCGGGGTGTGGTGCGCAACCGGGCCCGCATGGTCCGGCGCTCGGCCCGGCGGCGGCAGGCGCGCGAGGGGCGCTGGCACAGCGCAGAGGGCGGAACAGCTCCGGGGGCCATGTACAGCGACACGCCGATCAATACCGTGCTCGATGGATTGTCGCCGGCTCTCAAGGCCCTGGCGGCGCTGGTGCTGACCGGGCATAGCCGGGCCGAGATCGCCTATCTTCTCAACCTGCCCGACACCGCCCTGCGCCAGCGCATTGCCGCGCTCAAGCGGCACTTCGTCGCCAGGGGCATGGCGGCGCCCGAGGATCTTGTCGGGCTCAATCTCGACCTGGCATATGGCCGTATCCGCGATGCGCTGTTGCCGGCGCTGATGCGGCATGAGGGCCTGTTCGCCAGCCATGACCCCGATGGCCATCTTTTTGTTGTCCGCCGCTCACAAAAGCCGGAACCGCGGCAATAG
- a CDS encoding EAL domain-containing protein, with translation MQSKDAGDLGQVAETLLLDAALENIPYGFCVWSPQFRLLMWNKNYRDFYGFSRDAIHRGMTLEDVVHLSHRLGNHPGQRADAFYEHYSSELLSNRSGARAKSQEIVSGGRIIETAHVYSPQLGWVVTHEDITDEIARSESQQKRKLELERQNIRLDAAVNNISIGLCMMDAMGRLVICNEPYARIYNLPMALLKPGTQLEDILAHLFDMGMSGGGTREEYITWRRELIARREYGKNVHELNGRTIMMQHHPMKDGGWVSTHEDITEQRQAEARIQHLARHDALTDLPNRIEFLETMAKTEAAFQRGEMAAVLYIDLDHFKAVNDTLGHAVGDEVIKQAAVRLWGTTRETDLLARLGGDEFALLLRPIDSVDAAARVADRIVRAMRAPMNIGGQQVEIGASVGIAVGPGDGITTDQLVKNADLALYKAKSEGRSNYHFFEAGMDADLQQRRSIEAGLRLAMQRNELRLMYQPLLGLKENRVTCVEALLRWDHDDRTISPVEFIPVAEETGLIVPIGEWVLHEACRVAAGWPEDVRIAVNLSPVQFRSKDLVAQVRAALSDARLDPKRLELEITESLLLTDSEATIRALHDLRAMGVRISMDDFGTGYSSLSYLRSFPFDKIKIDRSFMRDLTARADSQAIIRAVIGLGQSLGMMTTAEGVETEEQLAMVRAEGVSEVQGFLFSPPLPPGSIGGLLHSGAARAQVRKKAS, from the coding sequence ATGCAGTCGAAAGACGCGGGCGATCTAGGACAGGTCGCCGAGACATTGCTGCTGGATGCGGCACTCGAGAACATTCCCTACGGTTTCTGCGTGTGGTCCCCGCAGTTCCGCCTGTTGATGTGGAACAAGAACTACCGCGATTTCTATGGCTTTTCGCGCGATGCCATCCATCGCGGCATGACGCTTGAAGACGTCGTGCATCTCTCGCACCGGCTGGGCAACCATCCGGGCCAGCGCGCCGATGCCTTTTACGAACACTATTCGAGCGAGCTCTTGTCCAATCGCAGCGGCGCGCGCGCCAAGAGCCAGGAAATTGTGTCGGGCGGGCGCATCATCGAGACCGCGCATGTCTATTCCCCGCAATTGGGCTGGGTCGTGACCCATGAGGACATTACCGACGAGATCGCGCGGTCCGAAAGCCAGCAGAAGCGCAAGCTCGAGCTCGAACGGCAGAACATCCGGCTCGATGCGGCGGTCAACAATATCTCGATTGGCCTGTGCATGATGGATGCCATGGGGCGCCTGGTCATCTGCAACGAGCCCTATGCCCGCATCTACAACCTGCCCATGGCCCTGCTCAAGCCCGGCACCCAGCTCGAGGACATTCTCGCGCATCTGTTCGACATGGGCATGAGCGGCGGCGGCACCAGGGAAGAGTATATCACCTGGCGGCGCGAGCTGATCGCGCGGCGCGAATATGGCAAGAATGTCCACGAGCTCAATGGCCGCACCATCATGATGCAGCACCATCCGATGAAGGATGGCGGCTGGGTCTCGACCCATGAGGACATTACCGAGCAGCGCCAGGCCGAAGCGCGCATCCAGCATCTGGCGCGCCATGATGCCCTGACCGATCTGCCCAACCGCATCGAGTTTCTCGAGACCATGGCCAAGACCGAGGCGGCGTTCCAGCGCGGCGAAATGGCGGCGGTGCTCTATATCGACCTCGACCACTTCAAGGCGGTCAACGACACGCTGGGCCATGCGGTGGGCGACGAGGTGATCAAGCAGGCCGCGGTGCGGCTCTGGGGCACGACGCGCGAAACCGATCTTCTGGCGCGCCTGGGCGGCGACGAGTTTGCCCTGCTGCTGCGCCCGATCGACAGCGTCGATGCGGCGGCGCGGGTCGCCGACCGCATTGTCCGGGCCATGCGGGCGCCGATGAATATCGGTGGCCAGCAGGTCGAGATCGGCGCGTCAGTCGGCATTGCCGTGGGCCCGGGCGATGGCATCACCACAGACCAATTGGTCAAGAATGCCGATCTGGCGCTCTACAAGGCCAAGAGCGAAGGCCGGTCCAATTATCATTTCTTCGAAGCCGGCATGGATGCTGACTTGCAGCAACGCCGCTCCATCGAGGCCGGCCTGCGCCTGGCCATGCAGCGCAACGAATTGCGCCTCATGTATCAGCCGTTGCTGGGGCTCAAGGAAAACCGGGTCACCTGCGTAGAGGCGCTGCTGCGCTGGGATCATGACGACCGCACCATTTCCCCGGTCGAGTTCATTCCGGTCGCCGAGGAGACCGGGCTCATCGTGCCCATCGGCGAATGGGTGCTGCACGAGGCCTGCCGCGTCGCTGCCGGCTGGCCCGAGGATGTGCGCATCGCGGTCAACCTGTCGCCGGTGCAGTTCCGCAGCAAGGACCTCGTGGCCCAGGTGCGGGCGGCCCTCTCCGATGCGCGTCTCGATCCCAAACGGCTCGAACTTGAAATCACCGAAAGCCTGTTGCTCACCGATAGCGAGGCCACCATCCGGGCCCTGCATGATCTGCGGGCCATGGGCGTGCGCATCTCCATGGATGATTTCGGCACCGGCTATTCTTCACTCAGCTATCTGCGCAGCTTCCCCTTCGACAAGATCAAGATCGACCGCAGCTTCATGCGCGACCTGACGGCCCGCGCTGACAGCCAGGCCATCATCCGCGCGGTAATCGGGCTGGGGCAGTCCCTGGGCATGATGACCACGGCCGAAGGCGTCGAAACCGAAGAGCAATTGGCCATGGTGCGCGCCGAGGGCGTTTCGGAAGTACAGGGGTTCCTGTTCTCGCCGCCCCTGCCGCCGGGGTCCATCGGCGGCTTGCTGCATTCCGGCGCCGCCAGGGCCCAGGTGCGCAAGAAGGCCTCCTGA
- a CDS encoding chloramphenicol phosphotransferase, with product MAGRIVILNGAPRSGKSSLAKAVQAEVPGRWVNWGVDAFNATLPETLFPGIGLRPGGERPDLEPTVKSLFAVYASTLVALAAAGFDVVADLGLHRHYASPFDPGALLDDAIGGLTVLRVGVDCDLDTIMARRNADPGSIYAKGDEAPPPVLLWQSAVHDNRPYDLRLDMGHLTPSAGAAKIAARMGEPAHLGASI from the coding sequence ATGGCTGGCCGCATCGTCATCCTCAACGGCGCCCCGCGCTCGGGAAAATCGAGCCTGGCCAAGGCCGTGCAGGCCGAAGTGCCGGGGCGCTGGGTCAATTGGGGTGTCGATGCCTTCAACGCCACACTGCCGGAAACCCTGTTTCCCGGCATTGGCCTCCGCCCTGGCGGGGAGCGGCCCGATCTCGAGCCGACGGTCAAAAGCCTCTTCGCAGTCTATGCGTCAACGCTGGTGGCGCTCGCTGCGGCCGGTTTCGACGTGGTGGCTGATCTGGGCCTTCATCGTCACTATGCTTCCCCCTTCGATCCGGGCGCGCTTCTGGACGACGCGATCGGGGGTCTGACAGTCCTGCGCGTGGGCGTCGACTGCGATCTCGACACCATCATGGCGCGGCGCAATGCCGATCCGGGGAGCATTTATGCCAAGGGCGACGAGGCCCCGCCGCCGGTGCTGTTGTGGCAGAGCGCCGTGCATGACAACCGCCCCTACGATCTCCGCCTCGACATGGGCCACCTGACACCCTCCGCCGGGGCCGCAAAAATCGCCGCCCGGATGGGGGAACCGGCGCATCTCGGTGCTTCCATTTAA